The following proteins are encoded in a genomic region of Gimesia algae:
- a CDS encoding SulP family inorganic anion transporter, giving the protein MLAFFSKHTASVKNDVLSGLTVSLALVPEAVAFAFVAGVPPTVGLYSAFFIGFVSALAGGRPGMISGATGAMAVVIVSLVAMHGIQYLFPAVILCGLLQVTVGVLRLGKLIRLVPHSVMLGFVNGLAIVIGLAQIGSFKTLGVDGNMTFLSGLPMTIMIALVALTMAVIVLLPKLTKAVPSSLAAIIMVSMIAVGVNQFAPESWIPTGQNNVVQTVDDLMMNNLKAKAVTEAKQEAIATAETDATEQPADAAILNETQIATAVASVQPTKEPLPMLFFMDSRYVLAPFSWETLMIIFPFSLILAGVGLIESLMTLTLIDEITETRGSGNRECIGQGAANIVCGLFGGMGGCAMIGQSLINVNSGGRGRLSGVVGAVGLLMFVVLLKPVISMVPMAALVGVMFMVVIGTFEWSTLHTWNKVPKSDVLVMVLVAGYTVLFHNLAVAVLLGIIVQALIFAWHHATHMMADIHFEDDDKKVYQLHGPLFFASVSSFRELLDPVNDPPIVAIDFYFSRVYDQSAIEAINKIAERYRQEGKCLHLRNLNADCKRMIERAGGLAEVDISEERHYHITKMI; this is encoded by the coding sequence ATGTTAGCGTTTTTTTCGAAGCATACCGCTTCCGTCAAGAATGATGTTCTGTCTGGTTTAACCGTGTCGCTGGCGCTGGTACCGGAAGCGGTTGCCTTTGCGTTTGTCGCAGGAGTTCCTCCCACCGTCGGTCTGTATTCTGCATTCTTTATTGGCTTCGTGAGTGCATTAGCCGGTGGCCGTCCCGGTATGATTTCCGGAGCTACCGGCGCGATGGCTGTTGTCATCGTCTCACTGGTCGCCATGCATGGCATTCAATACCTGTTTCCAGCAGTCATTCTGTGTGGTCTGCTACAGGTAACCGTGGGCGTGCTGCGGCTGGGAAAACTGATTCGACTGGTCCCCCACTCCGTGATGCTGGGATTTGTGAATGGACTGGCCATCGTGATTGGCCTGGCACAGATTGGAAGTTTCAAAACGCTGGGCGTTGATGGCAACATGACATTTCTGTCGGGCCTTCCCATGACAATTATGATCGCACTGGTTGCGCTGACGATGGCAGTGATTGTGCTGCTTCCCAAACTGACCAAAGCGGTTCCCAGTTCGCTGGCCGCGATTATTATGGTCTCCATGATTGCGGTCGGAGTCAATCAATTTGCCCCAGAGAGCTGGATTCCTACCGGGCAGAATAACGTCGTGCAGACTGTGGACGACCTGATGATGAATAATCTGAAAGCGAAGGCGGTTACTGAAGCAAAGCAGGAAGCGATTGCGACTGCTGAAACAGACGCGACAGAACAGCCTGCTGACGCCGCAATTTTAAATGAAACACAGATTGCGACAGCAGTCGCTTCCGTGCAGCCCACCAAAGAGCCTTTACCAATGTTATTCTTCATGGACTCGCGCTATGTCCTGGCGCCGTTTTCCTGGGAAACGTTGATGATCATCTTCCCCTTCTCGCTGATTCTGGCCGGGGTCGGGTTGATTGAATCACTGATGACCCTGACTTTGATTGACGAAATCACCGAGACCCGCGGAAGCGGAAACCGGGAATGCATCGGTCAGGGCGCCGCGAATATTGTCTGTGGACTGTTTGGTGGCATGGGTGGGTGTGCGATGATTGGCCAGTCGCTTATTAACGTTAATTCGGGCGGTCGCGGACGTCTTTCCGGTGTGGTCGGAGCCGTAGGGTTGTTGATGTTCGTGGTGCTGCTCAAACCAGTCATCTCCATGGTTCCTATGGCGGCGCTGGTCGGTGTGATGTTCATGGTGGTGATCGGGACCTTCGAATGGAGTACGTTGCATACCTGGAACAAGGTTCCTAAAAGCGATGTGCTGGTGATGGTACTGGTTGCCGGTTATACGGTCCTGTTCCACAATCTGGCAGTCGCTGTATTGCTGGGAATTATCGTACAGGCGTTGATCTTCGCCTGGCATCATGCGACTCACATGATGGCTGACATTCACTTCGAGGATGATGATAAAAAAGTGTATCAGCTGCATGGCCCGCTGTTCTTTGCCTCGGTCAGCAGTTTTCGCGAACTGCTGGATCCAGTGAATGATCCGCCGATCGTTGCCATCGATTTTTACTTCTCGCGCGTTTACGATCAGTCGGCGATTGAAGCAATCAACAAGATCGCGGAACGGTATCGCCAGGAAGGCAAATGCCTGCACCTGCGAAATCTGAACGCTGACTGCAAACGTATGATCGAACGGGCCGGCGGCCTGGCCGAAGTCGATATTTCTGAAGAGCGCCACTACCACATCACGAAGATGATCTAA
- a CDS encoding YaiI/YqxD family protein, giving the protein MQVWVDADACPAEIKELLFRAAKRTQIKVTLVANQPMRTPRSEYVDSLLVPAGLNVADQRIVELTEEGDLVVTADIPLAAQVVEKGGQALNPRGALYTAENIGQRLAVRDLMDDLRGEGQITGGPANFNAKDRQAFANQLDRWLTAAKK; this is encoded by the coding sequence ATGCAAGTCTGGGTAGATGCAGATGCCTGTCCGGCAGAAATCAAAGAACTACTGTTTCGTGCAGCTAAGCGAACGCAGATCAAGGTCACCCTGGTTGCCAATCAGCCGATGCGCACTCCGCGCTCCGAGTACGTCGACAGCCTGTTGGTCCCTGCGGGATTGAATGTTGCAGATCAGCGTATTGTTGAGCTTACTGAGGAAGGGGATCTCGTGGTGACCGCGGATATCCCGCTGGCAGCGCAAGTGGTGGAGAAAGGCGGACAGGCACTCAATCCACGCGGTGCGCTTTACACTGCCGAAAACATTGGCCAACGACTCGCGGTCCGTGATCTGATGGACGACCTGCGCGGGGAAGGGCAAATCACAGGCGGTCCGGCGAACTTCAATGCCAAAGATCGTCAGGCATTTGCCAATCAGCTGGATCGTTGGTTGACCGCTGCTAAAAAATAA
- a CDS encoding peptidase associated/transthyretin-like domain-containing protein, with translation MKFLKSFEIVSLSIFTLFIAAGCGGGGGSDQPDLGTVTGVVTMDGQPLPNVVVTFSPENGRPSIARTDEAGNYELGYTAEAKGAVIGKHSVSISTPQENPTPPGQVYKDPVPAKYNSKTTLSADVKAGANTYDFQLESK, from the coding sequence ATGAAGTTTCTCAAGTCGTTCGAAATCGTGAGTCTGTCAATTTTCACTTTGTTTATTGCTGCAGGTTGTGGTGGCGGCGGTGGCAGTGACCAACCCGATCTGGGTACTGTGACTGGGGTAGTCACAATGGATGGTCAACCACTGCCGAATGTAGTAGTTACTTTCAGTCCGGAAAATGGCCGCCCTTCCATCGCCCGTACTGATGAGGCTGGCAACTATGAACTGGGATATACGGCTGAAGCCAAAGGCGCCGTGATCGGCAAGCACAGCGTCAGCATTTCCACACCACAGGAAAATCCGACCCCTCCCGGTCAGGTCTATAAGGATCCCGTTCCTGCCAAATACAATTCCAAAACGACCCTGTCAGCAGATGTGAAGGCCGGAGCCAATACCTATGATTTCCAGCTGGAATCCAAGTAA
- a CDS encoding DUF1559 domain-containing protein, which yields MRQVERKGTSFFKFGFTLIELLVVIAIIAILIALLLPAVQQAREAARRSTCKNNMKQIGLALHNYHETHRIFPPAYIDNTPATNTSHLAPDNLNGLGWGTMVLPFMDQAPLYNLIGTQTGSFAYNWQDSNHDGTGSVADAIAAAKTILPAFICPTDPMEGINTDMNSFGKSNYIASSATGANARDGVMYVNSPTRMKTITDGLTNTIFIVERTTENDGSTSTNCGGSPCSWSGGLWIGPRLSGSTVAWHPGLSSLDVGNSGGSSTTYNINGSAATWGSSWIASSSHEGGIHIVLGDGSVRFLSENINLATYKALVTPNKKEIIGEF from the coding sequence ATGAGACAAGTTGAACGAAAAGGCACATCATTTTTTAAGTTCGGTTTTACATTGATCGAACTTCTGGTTGTAATCGCCATCATTGCGATCCTGATTGCATTACTCTTGCCAGCAGTACAACAGGCGCGTGAGGCAGCCCGTCGCAGCACATGTAAAAACAACATGAAGCAGATTGGACTGGCGTTACATAACTATCATGAAACACATCGTATTTTCCCGCCAGCTTACATCGATAATACCCCTGCCACAAATACATCACATCTGGCACCGGACAACCTGAATGGTCTGGGCTGGGGAACGATGGTTTTGCCCTTCATGGATCAAGCTCCTTTATACAATCTGATCGGAACACAGACAGGCAGTTTTGCCTACAACTGGCAGGATTCTAATCACGATGGTACAGGAAGTGTTGCAGATGCCATCGCAGCAGCAAAAACCATACTGCCCGCATTCATCTGTCCCACCGACCCGATGGAAGGTATTAATACGGACATGAACAGCTTTGGAAAATCCAATTACATTGCCAGTTCAGCCACCGGTGCCAACGCTAGAGACGGCGTGATGTATGTGAATTCTCCCACCAGAATGAAGACCATCACCGATGGATTGACCAATACGATTTTCATCGTCGAACGCACTACCGAAAATGATGGCAGTACTTCTACAAACTGTGGCGGTTCTCCCTGTAGCTGGAGCGGTGGACTTTGGATTGGGCCTCGTCTGTCGGGCAGTACTGTCGCATGGCACCCGGGTTTGTCTTCACTGGATGTTGGCAACAGCGGCGGTTCTAGTACTACCTACAACATTAATGGTTCAGCTGCGACCTGGGGTAGTTCCTGGATTGCTTCCAGCAGCCATGAAGGTGGAATCCATATCGTTCTCGGCGATGGTAGTGTTCGCTTCCTGTCAGAGAACATCAACCTGGCCACCTATAAGGCCTTGGTAACACCTAACAAAAAGGAAATCATTGGCGAATTTTAA
- a CDS encoding DUF1559 domain-containing protein, with product MKRLPFGFRVIWQRGFTLIELLVVIAIIAILIALLLPAVQQAREAARRSTCKNNLKQIGLALHNYHETHRVFPPGFIDNELDFTSAKTADPSANNNGLGWGGFILPFMDQAPLYNQLSSQTNQFGEHWSVSASDLAKTVLPAYICPSDPMGGVNTDKSSFGKSNYLGSHGTAAATTSNGILYGNSATKIRDITDGTSNTVLVSERTTQNDGSNSTNCGGTACNWQGGLWIGPRYTSSTSTWHPGVLHYDVTNFGGGNSTYLINGTSASWGDDWCASSSHVGGVHMLFTDGRVRFVSENMSSGGSNTTYHKLVTRNGGEVVGEF from the coding sequence ATGAAACGTCTACCATTCGGATTCCGCGTGATTTGGCAGCGTGGTTTCACGCTGATTGAACTACTGGTGGTTATCGCCATCATTGCTATTTTAATTGCGTTGCTCCTGCCGGCAGTGCAGCAGGCTCGTGAAGCGGCCCGTCGCAGCACGTGCAAAAACAACCTGAAACAAATCGGTCTCGCGCTGCATAATTATCATGAGACACACCGTGTATTCCCTCCCGGCTTTATTGATAATGAGCTCGATTTCACAAGCGCAAAAACAGCAGATCCCAGTGCGAACAATAACGGTCTGGGCTGGGGTGGATTCATTCTGCCTTTCATGGATCAGGCGCCGCTCTACAATCAATTGTCTTCCCAGACCAACCAGTTCGGGGAGCATTGGAGTGTCAGCGCTTCCGATCTGGCAAAAACGGTTCTGCCAGCCTACATCTGTCCCTCAGACCCGATGGGCGGCGTAAATACCGACAAAAGCAGCTTTGGAAAATCGAACTACCTTGGCAGTCACGGTACGGCAGCAGCTACTACCAGCAACGGAATTCTGTATGGCAACTCCGCTACAAAAATTCGTGATATTACAGATGGTACCAGCAATACGGTCCTGGTTTCCGAGCGTACCACACAAAATGATGGTTCCAACTCCACAAACTGTGGCGGGACAGCCTGTAACTGGCAGGGTGGATTGTGGATCGGTCCCCGTTATACCTCATCCACTTCAACCTGGCATCCTGGTGTTCTGCATTATGATGTGACCAACTTCGGAGGTGGCAACTCCACTTATCTGATCAATGGCACTTCGGCAAGCTGGGGCGATGACTGGTGTGCATCCAGTTCACATGTTGGCGGAGTGCATATGCTGTTTACAGACGGACGCGTCCGTTTTGTCAGCGAAAACATGAGTAGTGGCGGATCCAACACCACCTACCATAAACTCGTCACCCGCAATGGCGGCGAAGTAGTAGGGGAATTCTAA
- a CDS encoding tetratricopeptide repeat protein, whose amino-acid sequence MIQLIRLLLILLVAELGYCGYLIAERLARPIPVLPEAKYIDPLLMADYRELAAEAESGSSREWIRLGQAFLGQGFYGYAENCFRQAARIDPDDALAQASYAFCLERTGRMQVSTREYEKLEAYSAKTDTPFASPRHYLYAIGRNYLREENVEKAEEIFRKNNGFPPADYQLAKLLVRSGRAEEALPYIERNLAATPYSLIFNQLQAQALESLGRLAEAKQAEDRLERAMYQIPLNFNTDFLTPYSKRHGIQKEVEAYNQLLERNDMDHLAKKLDEVLELMSERRIPQYKATLISMLEVEFQRKNPERMLKLIQKLKEFGVENAETLQFEAGAYLLSGDMEKAVPLLQRVLEMSPTIEVHQTLADYYDQQKNTEKRDYHQAKIALLFAMINFRNNQLKPAEEAIVRSVELNPLDPQTWFYYAEIKRVLGDQASAKEAYQKCLKLNPNHGRASRELALLNQS is encoded by the coding sequence ATGATTCAGCTGATTCGACTCTTGCTAATACTACTGGTAGCGGAGCTGGGATATTGTGGATATCTGATCGCGGAACGACTGGCCCGCCCGATACCCGTACTGCCTGAGGCTAAATATATCGACCCTCTACTGATGGCTGATTACCGGGAACTGGCAGCGGAAGCGGAATCCGGTTCCAGCCGAGAGTGGATCCGACTCGGACAGGCTTTTCTGGGGCAGGGCTTTTATGGATATGCGGAGAATTGTTTTCGACAGGCGGCCAGGATCGATCCTGATGATGCGCTGGCTCAGGCCAGTTATGCATTTTGTCTGGAACGCACGGGACGTATGCAGGTCAGTACCCGCGAATATGAAAAGCTGGAAGCCTACTCAGCTAAGACAGACACTCCCTTTGCCAGTCCCCGTCATTATCTGTATGCCATTGGCAGGAATTACCTGCGGGAAGAAAATGTAGAGAAAGCAGAGGAGATATTTCGTAAAAATAACGGCTTCCCGCCAGCAGATTATCAACTGGCAAAGTTACTCGTCCGGTCAGGACGTGCTGAGGAAGCACTGCCTTATATTGAACGGAATCTGGCAGCAACGCCCTATTCACTGATCTTCAACCAGTTACAGGCACAAGCATTGGAATCGCTGGGGCGCCTGGCAGAGGCAAAGCAGGCAGAGGATCGCCTGGAACGTGCGATGTACCAGATCCCGTTAAATTTTAATACCGACTTTTTGACACCTTACAGCAAACGACATGGCATTCAAAAAGAGGTGGAAGCCTATAATCAGCTACTGGAACGCAATGATATGGATCACCTCGCGAAAAAACTGGACGAGGTACTGGAGTTGATGAGCGAACGCCGTATTCCACAGTATAAAGCAACCCTGATCAGTATGCTCGAAGTCGAATTCCAGAGAAAGAATCCGGAACGGATGCTGAAACTGATACAGAAATTAAAGGAGTTTGGGGTCGAAAATGCAGAGACACTGCAGTTCGAAGCCGGTGCTTACCTGCTTTCAGGAGATATGGAGAAAGCAGTTCCTCTATTGCAGAGAGTGTTGGAGATGTCACCTACGATTGAAGTGCATCAGACTCTGGCAGATTATTACGATCAACAGAAGAATACGGAAAAACGCGACTACCACCAGGCGAAAATAGCGCTGTTGTTTGCCATGATCAATTTTAGGAATAATCAACTGAAACCCGCGGAGGAGGCCATTGTCCGGTCGGTGGAACTGAATCCTCTGGATCCCCAGACATGGTTTTATTATGCAGAAATCAAGCGTGTGCTCGGTGATCAGGCGTCTGCGAAAGAAGCTTATCAGAAGTGTCTCAAGCTCAATCCGAATCACGGACGGGCCAGTAGAGAACTCGCATTGTTGAATCAATCATAA
- a CDS encoding FG-GAP repeat domain-containing protein, protein MSSKARALILVVLIIAIPIVTWLVIPTLPSLGQPAEIFSGGTTYPASPVKFERATVGSPPVGLPLITNVQILDFDGDGENEIVGCDAGRGIISLFKKDGPASWREEVLLTDLAAPAHATVVDIDDDGDQDIIVSILGNLMPDDRVIGRVELYEREGDGYKKHVILNDVRRVADVQPGDFDGDGDLDLAVAVFGYSRGSVLWLENRGELQFRDHELLNAPGTIHVPVADYDGDGDLDIAAIVTQDEEELWGFENLGKGEFKKRRLWFTVNLDLGGAGLIHADLDQDGDQDLILPAGDNLEDLDAYPQPYHGCLWFENKGNWEFESHRISDLGGTYAADTGDIDGDGDLDVVLVSMTNDWYDPETASVVWLENDGKQNFKTWQIDSDPIHLVTVATGDLNGDGREDLVAGGLNLRKPFARIGRIDAWLNLQEDKP, encoded by the coding sequence ATGTCATCGAAAGCCCGCGCGCTCATTCTGGTCGTCCTGATTATCGCCATTCCGATTGTCACCTGGCTGGTGATTCCAACGTTACCTTCGTTGGGACAACCCGCGGAAATCTTTTCGGGAGGAACCACCTATCCTGCTTCTCCCGTGAAATTTGAGCGGGCGACGGTCGGCTCCCCACCGGTGGGGTTACCCCTGATCACGAACGTGCAGATTCTGGATTTCGATGGCGATGGTGAGAACGAAATCGTCGGCTGCGATGCCGGGCGGGGTATTATTTCACTGTTTAAAAAGGATGGTCCCGCCTCCTGGCGGGAAGAAGTTCTGCTCACGGATCTGGCTGCACCCGCCCATGCAACCGTGGTCGATATCGATGACGACGGCGATCAGGATATCATCGTTTCGATTCTCGGTAATCTCATGCCCGACGATCGCGTGATCGGGCGCGTGGAGCTCTACGAACGTGAGGGAGACGGTTATAAAAAGCACGTGATCCTGAATGATGTCCGACGTGTGGCTGATGTGCAGCCTGGTGACTTCGACGGTGATGGCGATCTGGATCTGGCAGTTGCGGTGTTTGGCTATAGCCGCGGTTCTGTATTGTGGCTGGAGAATCGAGGAGAACTGCAGTTCCGCGATCATGAACTTTTGAATGCCCCTGGTACCATCCATGTGCCCGTCGCCGATTACGACGGTGATGGCGATCTGGACATCGCAGCAATTGTGACACAGGATGAAGAAGAACTGTGGGGGTTTGAAAACCTCGGAAAGGGTGAGTTCAAAAAAAGGCGACTCTGGTTTACCGTCAATCTCGATCTGGGAGGCGCGGGGCTGATCCACGCTGACCTTGATCAGGACGGGGATCAAGATCTGATTCTGCCTGCGGGAGATAACCTGGAAGATCTTGACGCTTACCCACAACCATATCATGGCTGCCTGTGGTTCGAGAATAAAGGCAACTGGGAATTTGAGTCACATCGTATTTCTGATCTGGGTGGAACTTACGCTGCCGATACAGGGGACATCGATGGAGACGGAGATTTAGATGTGGTGCTGGTGAGCATGACCAATGACTGGTATGACCCGGAAACGGCCAGTGTGGTCTGGCTGGAAAACGACGGGAAACAGAATTTTAAAACCTGGCAGATTGATAGTGATCCCATTCATCTTGTCACTGTCGCCACAGGTGATCTCAATGGAGATGGTCGAGAAGATCTTGTCGCGGGAGGGCTGAATTTACGGAAGCCTTTCGCAAGGATCGGTCGGATTGATGCCTGGTTGAATCTGCAGGAGGACAAGCCATGA
- a CDS encoding phosphatidylinositol-specific phospholipase C/glycerophosphodiester phosphodiesterase family protein has product MYHLKFFSTILLVVVSHTSVGLTQSFQQTPLYRAHAHNDYKQSRPLQDALKNRFWSVEADVFLVDGELLVGHSRDELSKDRTLRKLYLDPLKQYFQVQKREPDEKSPPFTLLIDIKTDGEAVYQVLRNQLREYEELLTSCQDGKTVRHPVQVVISGDRPIEMIEADNPRYAGIDGRLSDLDSDKPSQLMPLISDRWTSHFQYRGKGKMTEAERKKLREIVRQAHAAGRRIRFWATPESEELWKELVDARVDHINTDQLEKLRDFLIPQIQDSP; this is encoded by the coding sequence ATGTATCACTTGAAGTTCTTTTCTACCATTTTGCTGGTTGTGGTCAGCCATACTTCGGTTGGTCTGACACAAAGCTTCCAGCAGACACCTCTCTATCGAGCGCATGCCCATAATGATTACAAACAGAGCCGACCACTACAGGACGCGTTGAAAAATCGCTTCTGGTCTGTAGAAGCGGATGTTTTTCTCGTCGATGGGGAATTACTCGTTGGCCATAGTCGTGATGAGTTATCAAAAGATCGTACGCTTCGCAAGTTATATCTCGATCCGTTGAAGCAATACTTCCAGGTTCAAAAACGGGAGCCTGACGAGAAGTCTCCGCCCTTCACTTTGCTGATCGACATCAAAACCGATGGAGAAGCCGTTTATCAGGTTTTGCGGAATCAACTGCGGGAATATGAGGAACTTCTCACTTCCTGTCAGGATGGGAAAACAGTTCGTCACCCGGTGCAGGTCGTGATCTCGGGAGATCGGCCCATCGAAATGATCGAAGCTGATAACCCGCGTTATGCAGGGATTGATGGTCGTCTGAGTGATCTGGATTCCGATAAACCGTCACAACTGATGCCACTGATCAGCGACCGCTGGACGTCACATTTTCAATATCGTGGCAAGGGAAAGATGACTGAGGCAGAGCGCAAAAAACTCAGGGAGATTGTCAGGCAGGCACATGCGGCAGGGCGGCGCATTCGATTCTGGGCGACACCCGAATCTGAAGAACTCTGGAAGGAACTCGTTGATGCGCGAGTCGATCATATCAATACCGACCAGCTTGAAAAGCTGCGTGATTTTCTGATACCGCAAATACAGGACAGTCCTTAA
- a CDS encoding fumarylacetoacetate hydrolase family protein: MRLCRYQSENQISCGFYSEDTIIPFSAAAELAGVLLDESEGLLPFLPGGAQRELILAVETQLKQSMDEELFPLSIQTDEVQLLVPVPEPSKLLLLAGNYSKHIEEGGGKAEERQKTFPYVFMKPPLTTLTHPGQPVKIPEVSPDYIDWELELGIVIGKSCKGVSEVEALDYVAGYTVINDISDRKFRPNPGRTLREKDTFFDWQHGKWHDTFCPMGPCVTPADDIPDPQTLKMKLSVNGNVEQDASTAEMIFPVAAIIEFISSFVQLEPGDVISTGTPSGVGASKNKFLKNGDVMKAEIDQIGVLTNPVA; the protein is encoded by the coding sequence ATGAGACTTTGTCGCTATCAATCTGAAAATCAAATTTCGTGTGGTTTCTACTCGGAAGATACCATTATCCCCTTCAGTGCTGCTGCAGAGCTGGCGGGAGTTCTTCTGGATGAATCAGAGGGGCTGCTGCCATTTCTGCCTGGCGGCGCACAACGGGAATTGATTCTGGCCGTCGAAACCCAGCTCAAACAGTCCATGGATGAAGAACTGTTTCCCCTTTCGATCCAGACCGATGAGGTCCAGTTGCTGGTTCCTGTTCCGGAACCGTCCAAGCTGTTACTGCTGGCCGGAAATTATTCCAAGCATATCGAAGAAGGGGGGGGCAAAGCCGAAGAACGACAGAAAACGTTCCCTTATGTTTTTATGAAACCCCCTTTGACGACACTCACTCATCCGGGACAGCCGGTCAAGATACCGGAAGTCTCTCCAGATTACATTGACTGGGAACTCGAACTCGGAATCGTGATCGGTAAATCCTGCAAAGGAGTTTCTGAAGTGGAAGCGCTGGACTATGTCGCCGGCTATACCGTGATTAACGATATCTCTGATCGGAAATTTCGACCCAATCCCGGACGCACATTGCGAGAGAAAGATACCTTCTTTGACTGGCAGCATGGTAAATGGCACGACACATTTTGTCCGATGGGGCCCTGTGTCACACCAGCGGATGACATTCCGGACCCGCAAACACTTAAGATGAAATTGTCAGTCAATGGGAATGTCGAACAGGATGCTTCCACAGCAGAGATGATTTTCCCGGTCGCGGCGATCATCGAATTTATTTCCAGTTTTGTACAACTCGAACCCGGGGATGTGATTTCAACGGGAACCCCCAGTGGTGTCGGTGCCTCGAAGAATAAGTTCCTCAAAAATGGTGATGTGATGAAAGCAGAGATTGATCAGATTGGTGTATTAACCAATCCGGTTGCTTGA